The DNA window TAACTCGGCCCTGCGTAAAGTATGCCGTGTGCGTTTGACGAATGGTTTCGAAGTTGCTTCCTACATCGGTGGTGAAGGCCACAACCTGCAGGAGCACAGTGTTGTTCTGATCCGTGGTGGTCGTGTAAAAGACTTGCCAGGTGTTCGTTACCACACTGTTCGCGGTACCCTGGATACTTCCGGCGTTGCGAACCGTAAACAAGCCCGTTCTAAGTACGGTGCAAAACGTCCTAAGAAATAATTTCTTAACGACATATAGATAAGAGTAAGGCTGGGCTTATTTGTTGACTCAGATGCTCAGGCTGACCTGAAGACCTAAGAGGGCTTATCATGCCAAGAAGACGCGTCGCTGCGAAGCGCGAAATCCTGCCGGATCCGAAGTT is part of the Venatoribacter cucullus genome and encodes:
- the rpsL gene encoding 30S ribosomal protein S12, with product MATINQLVRQPRKRKVAKSDVPALQACPQRRGVCTRVYTTTPKKPNSALRKVCRVRLTNGFEVASYIGGEGHNLQEHSVVLIRGGRVKDLPGVRYHTVRGTLDTSGVANRKQARSKYGAKRPKK